In Rhineura floridana isolate rRhiFlo1 chromosome 1, rRhiFlo1.hap2, whole genome shotgun sequence, the following proteins share a genomic window:
- the SDC2 gene encoding syndecan-2 isoform X3 — protein MWNAWILLAFALMACVSGETRAALTSDKDLYLDNSSIEEASGVYPIDDDDYTSGSGSGAEEEEGDNTVIVTPSRTIPKMPATSDAPRIETTTLKMQTKSPEEIDKKKILKPDAENKNAKNEAGEDTDVFTQKHSENLFQRTEVLAAVIAGGVIGFLFAIFLILLLVYRMRKKDEGSYDLGERKPSSAAYQKAPTKEFYA, from the exons AGAGCAGCATTGACCTCTGATAAAGACCTATATCTTGACAACAGCTCCATTGAAGAAGCATCAGGAGTCTAtccaattgatgatgatgattatacgtcagggtcagggtcag GggctgaagaagaagaaggagataACACAGTGATAGTGACGCCATCTAGAACTATTCCAAAGATGCCAGCAACTAGTGATGCTCCGAGAATTGAGACGACTACACTGAAAATGCAGACTAAG TCGCCTGAAGAGATAGATAAAAAGAAGATTCTCAAGCCTGATGctgaaaacaaaaatgctaaGAATGAAGCAGGTGAAGACACAGATGTATTCACTCAAAAACACTCGGAAAACCTATTTCAGAGAACGGAAGTATTGGCAG CTGTTATCGCCGGTGGAGTTATTGGCTTTCTCTTTGCAATCTTCCTTATCTTGCTTTTGGTATATCGCATGAGGAAGAAGGATGAAGGCAGCTACGACCTTGGAGAACGTAAACCATCCAGTGCTGCCTACCAGAAGGCACCTACTAAGGAGTTTTATGCATAA
- the SDC2 gene encoding syndecan-2 isoform X4 — MMRAALTSDKDLYLDNSSIEEASGVYPIDDDDYTSGSGSGAEEEEGDNTVIVTPSRTIPKMPATSDAPRIETTTLKMQTKVPTQTKSPEEIDKKKILKPDAENKNAKNEAGEDTDVFTQKHSENLFQRTEVLAAVIAGGVIGFLFAIFLILLLVYRMRKKDEGSYDLGERKPSSAAYQKAPTKEFYA; from the exons AGAGCAGCATTGACCTCTGATAAAGACCTATATCTTGACAACAGCTCCATTGAAGAAGCATCAGGAGTCTAtccaattgatgatgatgattatacgtcagggtcagggtcag GggctgaagaagaagaaggagataACACAGTGATAGTGACGCCATCTAGAACTATTCCAAAGATGCCAGCAACTAGTGATGCTCCGAGAATTGAGACGACTACACTGAAAATGCAGACTAAGGTACCTACGCAAACAAAG TCGCCTGAAGAGATAGATAAAAAGAAGATTCTCAAGCCTGATGctgaaaacaaaaatgctaaGAATGAAGCAGGTGAAGACACAGATGTATTCACTCAAAAACACTCGGAAAACCTATTTCAGAGAACGGAAGTATTGGCAG CTGTTATCGCCGGTGGAGTTATTGGCTTTCTCTTTGCAATCTTCCTTATCTTGCTTTTGGTATATCGCATGAGGAAGAAGGATGAAGGCAGCTACGACCTTGGAGAACGTAAACCATCCAGTGCTGCCTACCAGAAGGCACCTACTAAGGAGTTTTATGCATAA
- the SDC2 gene encoding syndecan-2 isoform X1 produces the protein MWNAWILLAFALMACVSGETRAALTSDKDLYLDNSSIEEASGVYPIDDDDYTSGSGSGAEEEEGDNTVIVTPSRTIPKMPATSDAPRIETTTLKMQTKVPTQTKSPEEIDKKKILKPDAENKNAKNEAGEDTDVFTQKHSENLFQRTEVLAAVIAGGVIGFLFAIFLILLLVYRMRKKDEGSYDLGERKPSSAAYQKAPTKEFYA, from the exons AGAGCAGCATTGACCTCTGATAAAGACCTATATCTTGACAACAGCTCCATTGAAGAAGCATCAGGAGTCTAtccaattgatgatgatgattatacgtcagggtcagggtcag GggctgaagaagaagaaggagataACACAGTGATAGTGACGCCATCTAGAACTATTCCAAAGATGCCAGCAACTAGTGATGCTCCGAGAATTGAGACGACTACACTGAAAATGCAGACTAAGGTACCTACGCAAACAAAG TCGCCTGAAGAGATAGATAAAAAGAAGATTCTCAAGCCTGATGctgaaaacaaaaatgctaaGAATGAAGCAGGTGAAGACACAGATGTATTCACTCAAAAACACTCGGAAAACCTATTTCAGAGAACGGAAGTATTGGCAG CTGTTATCGCCGGTGGAGTTATTGGCTTTCTCTTTGCAATCTTCCTTATCTTGCTTTTGGTATATCGCATGAGGAAGAAGGATGAAGGCAGCTACGACCTTGGAGAACGTAAACCATCCAGTGCTGCCTACCAGAAGGCACCTACTAAGGAGTTTTATGCATAA
- the SDC2 gene encoding syndecan-2 isoform X2 — protein sequence MACVSGETRAALTSDKDLYLDNSSIEEASGVYPIDDDDYTSGSGSGAEEEEGDNTVIVTPSRTIPKMPATSDAPRIETTTLKMQTKVPTQTKSPEEIDKKKILKPDAENKNAKNEAGEDTDVFTQKHSENLFQRTEVLAAVIAGGVIGFLFAIFLILLLVYRMRKKDEGSYDLGERKPSSAAYQKAPTKEFYA from the exons AGAGCAGCATTGACCTCTGATAAAGACCTATATCTTGACAACAGCTCCATTGAAGAAGCATCAGGAGTCTAtccaattgatgatgatgattatacgtcagggtcagggtcag GggctgaagaagaagaaggagataACACAGTGATAGTGACGCCATCTAGAACTATTCCAAAGATGCCAGCAACTAGTGATGCTCCGAGAATTGAGACGACTACACTGAAAATGCAGACTAAGGTACCTACGCAAACAAAG TCGCCTGAAGAGATAGATAAAAAGAAGATTCTCAAGCCTGATGctgaaaacaaaaatgctaaGAATGAAGCAGGTGAAGACACAGATGTATTCACTCAAAAACACTCGGAAAACCTATTTCAGAGAACGGAAGTATTGGCAG CTGTTATCGCCGGTGGAGTTATTGGCTTTCTCTTTGCAATCTTCCTTATCTTGCTTTTGGTATATCGCATGAGGAAGAAGGATGAAGGCAGCTACGACCTTGGAGAACGTAAACCATCCAGTGCTGCCTACCAGAAGGCACCTACTAAGGAGTTTTATGCATAA